The Lacipirellula parvula genome window below encodes:
- a CDS encoding PQQ-binding-like beta-propeller repeat protein, giving the protein MRRSQFPVVLLLSVAAVLLATVPVLADWPQWRGANRDDVSKEENLLQEWPEGGPKRVWMFENAGVGYSGPAIVGDKLYTMGARDGKELLLTLDANTGEELAAVEIGEVLENNWGDGPRGTPTVEDGIIYALGAQGNLICVDAATGKEKWRQSMIELGGTVPTWGFTESPLIYENMVLCTPGGEKGAIAALDKNTGEVIWQTSDITTGAHYSSLVVRPGNNGPELVQLLPDQIVGLEPKTGKVLWSSPWPGKVAVIPTPIVKDDYVYVTSGYGVGCKAIEIGADDKVTELYDNKVMKNHHGGVILIGDHVYGHTDPGGWACQDLKTGEEVWRERSKLGKGAIAYADGRFYCLSEDEGEVVLIEASPEGWEEHGRFKLDPQTDQRKEAGKIWTHPVINNGKLYLRDQNLIYCYDISENGDAAAGK; this is encoded by the coding sequence ATGCGTCGCAGCCAGTTTCCGGTGGTTCTACTACTTTCTGTCGCCGCAGTCCTGCTAGCGACCGTCCCCGTCCTAGCCGATTGGCCCCAATGGCGCGGCGCTAATCGTGACGACGTCTCCAAGGAAGAAAACCTTCTGCAGGAGTGGCCTGAGGGGGGCCCCAAGCGGGTGTGGATGTTCGAGAACGCCGGCGTCGGCTACTCCGGTCCCGCGATTGTCGGCGATAAGCTCTACACGATGGGCGCCCGCGACGGCAAAGAATTACTGCTCACACTCGACGCCAACACTGGCGAGGAACTGGCCGCCGTTGAGATCGGCGAGGTACTCGAAAACAACTGGGGCGACGGCCCGCGCGGCACCCCCACCGTCGAAGATGGAATTATCTACGCCCTTGGCGCCCAGGGAAATCTCATTTGCGTCGACGCCGCTACCGGCAAGGAGAAATGGCGGCAGTCGATGATCGAGCTCGGCGGCACAGTTCCCACCTGGGGCTTCACCGAGTCGCCGCTCATCTACGAAAACATGGTCCTCTGCACCCCGGGCGGTGAAAAAGGCGCGATTGCCGCGCTCGACAAAAACACCGGCGAAGTCATTTGGCAAACGTCCGACATCACCACCGGCGCCCACTACTCGTCGCTGGTCGTTCGCCCCGGCAATAACGGACCTGAACTCGTCCAACTACTCCCCGACCAAATCGTCGGCCTCGAGCCGAAGACCGGCAAAGTTCTCTGGTCGAGCCCGTGGCCCGGCAAAGTCGCGGTGATTCCGACGCCGATCGTGAAAGACGATTACGTCTACGTCACCTCCGGCTACGGCGTCGGCTGCAAGGCGATCGAAATCGGCGCGGACGACAAAGTCACCGAGCTCTACGACAACAAAGTGATGAAGAATCACCACGGCGGGGTGATCCTCATCGGCGACCACGTCTACGGTCACACCGACCCGGGCGGCTGGGCCTGCCAAGATCTGAAAACCGGCGAGGAAGTTTGGCGGGAACGCTCCAAACTCGGCAAAGGCGCCATCGCCTACGCCGACGGCCGGTTCTACTGCCTCAGCGAAGACGAGGGAGAAGTCGTCCTCATCGAAGCCTCGCCCGAAGGTTGGGAGGAGCATGGCCGATTCAAGCTCGATCCGCAAACTGATCAGCGGAAGGAAGCAGGGAAGATTTGGACGCACCCCGTCATCAACAACGGCAAGCTCTACCTCCGCGACCAGAATCTCATCTACTGCTACGACATCAGCGAGAATGGCGACGCTGCCGCAGGAAAGTAA
- a CDS encoding DUF167 domain-containing protein: MASPIEPHPSGVVIRMKARPSARRNGFAGIHADALRVDVTAAPEKGKANEAIIALLAEAFGAAKSQIELISSPTNSQKRFLITGIDLAVAEELLAKALA; the protein is encoded by the coding sequence ATGGCCTCGCCAATCGAACCCCATCCGTCGGGCGTCGTCATCCGCATGAAGGCCCGCCCCAGCGCCCGCCGCAACGGCTTCGCCGGCATCCACGCCGACGCCCTCCGCGTCGACGTTACTGCCGCGCCGGAGAAAGGCAAAGCCAACGAAGCGATCATCGCGCTGTTGGCCGAGGCGTTCGGTGCCGCCAAGTCGCAAATTGAACTAATCAGCAGCCCCACAAATTCGCAGAAGCGATTCCTTATCACGGGCATCGATCTCGCCGTTGCCGAAGAATTGCTTGCGAAGGCTCTTGCTTGA
- a CDS encoding DUF5076 domain-containing protein produces the protein MANENALKVPGPAMRDPKSFEVVRAWIAESSLQVSLRTGVWDNPADYGVLLFDIMQQVAIAYEENEGYNQWEILEKIKAGLDEEFAAAFKKRKSA, from the coding sequence ATGGCCAACGAAAATGCGCTCAAGGTTCCCGGTCCCGCGATGCGCGACCCGAAGTCGTTCGAAGTCGTGCGGGCGTGGATTGCCGAGAGCAGCCTGCAAGTGAGCCTCCGCACCGGCGTCTGGGACAACCCGGCCGACTACGGCGTGCTGTTGTTCGACATCATGCAGCAAGTCGCGATCGCCTACGAAGAGAACGAAGGCTACAACCAGTGGGAAATCCTGGAAAAAATCAAAGCGGGGCTCGATGAAGAGTTTGCCGCGGCGTTCAAGAAGCGGAAGAGCGCCTAA
- a CDS encoding YdjY domain-containing protein encodes MRTAWNRVDGSLCCVALAAFVLLAAPARGQFPGGGGPQEAPGEGGKKADLPKLPEPEGAKRLTKTDEVWIDVKKHEVMVDGYIALREGYLEMLSCLTGTKEHEAIIGAQTKAQTVHAALLAVGAKSGHPVKFRPKFEPPTGTEIEIEVRWLDDKGKWQTAKAQDWIRDSKTKKTMTQPWVFAGSGFWKDDKGKDFYMAESGDFICVSNFTTAMLDIPIESSQSNEGLLFEANTVKIPPLATPVRMVLRPKLEKKP; translated from the coding sequence ATGCGAACTGCTTGGAATCGAGTCGACGGCTCGCTGTGTTGCGTCGCGTTGGCGGCGTTCGTGCTGCTGGCGGCGCCGGCACGGGGACAGTTCCCAGGCGGCGGAGGTCCGCAAGAGGCGCCTGGCGAAGGTGGCAAGAAGGCCGACCTGCCGAAGCTGCCGGAGCCCGAGGGGGCGAAGCGGCTCACGAAGACCGACGAAGTCTGGATCGACGTGAAAAAGCACGAGGTCATGGTCGACGGGTATATCGCGCTGCGAGAGGGGTACCTCGAAATGCTGTCGTGCCTCACCGGGACGAAGGAGCACGAAGCGATCATCGGGGCGCAGACAAAGGCCCAAACGGTTCATGCCGCGCTGTTGGCCGTGGGGGCCAAGTCGGGGCACCCGGTGAAGTTCCGGCCGAAGTTCGAGCCGCCGACCGGCACGGAGATTGAGATCGAAGTCCGCTGGCTCGACGACAAAGGGAAGTGGCAAACGGCCAAGGCGCAGGACTGGATCCGCGACTCGAAGACGAAGAAGACGATGACGCAGCCGTGGGTCTTCGCCGGCAGCGGCTTTTGGAAGGACGACAAGGGAAAAGACTTTTACATGGCGGAGTCGGGCGACTTCATTTGCGTGTCGAACTTCACGACTGCGATGCTCGATATTCCGATCGAGAGCAGTCAATCAAACGAGGGGTTGTTGTTCGAGGCGAACACCGTGAAGATCCCGCCGCTGGCGACGCCGGTGCGGATGGTGCTGCGGCCGAAGTTGGAGAAGAAGCCGTAG
- a CDS encoding YggS family pyridoxal phosphate-dependent enzyme: protein MPTAQQLIADNVARVRDEIGVAARAAGRDSGEIKLVAVSKYVDADTAALLVQAGCRSLGEARPQQLWEKAEAPSLAGVEWHLIGRLQRNKIRRTLPLASLIHSVDSARLLAALDEEAAAANLAPQLLLEVNCSGDTAKQGFAPEEVRRLLPTLANYSRLSIAGMMTMAALDGDEITARANFASLRRLRDELAPNAPPNVMLTELSMGMSGDFPAAIAEGATIVRIGSSLFDGVL, encoded by the coding sequence ATGCCCACCGCCCAACAGTTGATCGCCGACAACGTCGCTCGCGTGCGGGATGAAATCGGTGTGGCAGCCCGCGCGGCAGGTCGCGACTCCGGCGAGATCAAACTCGTCGCCGTCTCAAAATACGTCGACGCCGACACCGCCGCGCTATTGGTGCAAGCCGGCTGCCGCTCACTCGGCGAAGCCCGACCGCAACAATTATGGGAGAAGGCCGAAGCCCCCAGCCTGGCAGGCGTCGAATGGCACCTCATCGGCCGATTGCAGCGCAACAAGATCCGCCGCACGCTGCCGCTCGCCTCGCTCATCCACAGCGTCGATAGCGCACGGCTTCTCGCCGCGCTCGATGAAGAAGCGGCCGCCGCGAATCTCGCGCCGCAGTTGCTCCTCGAAGTGAACTGCTCTGGCGACACGGCGAAACAAGGCTTCGCGCCCGAAGAAGTCCGCCGGCTATTGCCAACGCTCGCGAACTACAGTCGCCTCTCGATCGCCGGCATGATGACGATGGCCGCCCTCGACGGCGATGAAATCACCGCGCGAGCCAACTTCGCCTCGCTGCGGCGGCTGCGCGACGAACTCGCACCAAACGCCCCGCCAAACGTCATGCTCACCGAACTCTCGATGGGCATGAGCGGCGACTTCCCCGCGGCGATCGCCGAGGGCGCCACGATCGTCCGCATCGGTTCGTCACTCTTCGACGGCGTGTTGTAG
- a CDS encoding DNA-directed RNA polymerase subunit alpha C-terminal domain-containing protein, producing the protein MSRIPLNQVELANQGLKDRLEMSTAEIGLAVRTTNCLEERGIFTVNDLLHCTRDDLLSISNFGEKTLEEVYKSLEKIGFCRPVRPGRPR; encoded by the coding sequence ATGTCGCGCATACCGCTCAATCAAGTCGAACTAGCCAACCAAGGTCTCAAGGATCGGTTGGAGATGAGCACGGCCGAAATCGGCCTCGCAGTTCGCACCACCAACTGCCTCGAAGAGCGGGGCATCTTCACGGTGAACGATTTGCTGCATTGCACTCGCGATGACTTGCTCAGCATTTCGAACTTCGGCGAGAAGACGTTGGAAGAGGTTTACAAGTCGCTGGAGAAGATCGGCTTCTGCCGTCCGGTTCGCCCGGGTCGGCCTCGCTAG
- the polX gene encoding DNA polymerase/3'-5' exonuclease PolX, translating to MTNQEIAAVFEQIADLLEYQSANPFRVRAYRNGAKKISELAEPLAAIVADSGRSLTDLDGIGKDLAEKIETLLATGTLPLLEELQEAIPAGVLTLARIPGVGPKKAAALHKELGISSLQELRLACEQQRIRGLKGFGAKTEETILKGLSIAEEAAVRVRWADAEQIVDELLDHMRSEPAIKQMEIAGSYRRGRDTIGDLDLLVDATDVTAVMDRFGSFAQVGETIARGETKMAVRLKSGLQVDLRVVPAESFGAALQYFTGSKDHNVVMRGRAKQQGLKVSDWGVFRVADDGSETYIAGRNEEEVYAAIGLPWFPPEMREAREEYNWAAAGELPTLVTLEDIRGDLHMHTTASDGHDSIEDMVAAALARGLSYIAITDHSKRVSMAHGLDGERLRRQWLEVDQVNRQTEGIEVLKGIECDILEKGGMDLPDDVLAEADWVIASVHYGQNQSRQQITERILEALENPHVDMLAHPTGRLINRRDPYEVDLDQVMAAAVKHRKLLELNANPARLDLNDIYCAAAKRLGIPIVINTDAHTTDGMEVMRFGILQARRGGLTAADVANTRPWAEFKKLIGGS from the coding sequence ATGACGAACCAAGAAATTGCCGCCGTGTTTGAGCAGATCGCCGATCTGCTGGAGTACCAGAGCGCCAACCCGTTTCGCGTACGGGCCTACCGCAACGGGGCGAAGAAGATCAGCGAGCTGGCGGAGCCGCTGGCCGCGATCGTGGCCGATTCTGGGCGGTCGCTGACCGACCTCGACGGCATCGGCAAAGATCTGGCGGAGAAGATCGAAACGCTGCTCGCGACCGGCACGCTGCCGCTGCTGGAGGAACTGCAGGAAGCCATTCCGGCCGGCGTGCTGACGCTGGCGCGCATCCCCGGCGTCGGGCCGAAGAAGGCGGCGGCACTGCACAAGGAGCTGGGGATCAGCTCGCTGCAGGAACTGCGGCTCGCCTGCGAGCAGCAGCGCATTCGCGGGCTGAAGGGCTTTGGCGCCAAGACCGAAGAGACGATCCTCAAAGGGCTGTCGATCGCGGAAGAGGCGGCGGTGCGCGTGCGGTGGGCCGACGCCGAGCAGATCGTCGACGAGTTGCTCGACCACATGCGGAGCGAGCCGGCGATCAAGCAAATGGAGATCGCTGGCAGCTACCGTCGCGGTCGCGACACGATCGGCGATCTCGATTTGCTCGTCGACGCCACCGATGTGACGGCGGTGATGGACCGCTTTGGATCGTTCGCTCAGGTGGGCGAGACAATCGCTCGCGGCGAAACGAAGATGGCCGTGCGGCTCAAGTCGGGGCTGCAGGTTGATCTGCGGGTGGTGCCGGCCGAGTCGTTCGGGGCGGCGCTCCAGTATTTCACCGGGTCGAAAGACCACAACGTCGTCATGCGCGGCCGTGCGAAGCAGCAGGGGCTGAAGGTCAGCGACTGGGGCGTTTTTCGCGTCGCCGACGACGGCAGCGAAACTTACATCGCCGGGCGGAACGAAGAAGAGGTTTACGCGGCGATTGGGTTGCCGTGGTTTCCGCCGGAGATGCGCGAGGCCCGCGAAGAATACAACTGGGCGGCGGCGGGCGAGTTGCCGACGCTGGTGACGCTCGAAGATATTCGCGGCGACCTCCACATGCACACGACCGCGAGCGACGGTCACGACTCGATCGAAGACATGGTCGCCGCGGCGCTGGCGCGAGGGCTCAGTTACATCGCGATTACCGATCACTCGAAGCGGGTGTCGATGGCCCACGGGCTCGACGGCGAGCGGCTTCGGCGGCAGTGGCTGGAAGTCGACCAGGTGAATCGGCAGACCGAGGGGATTGAAGTCCTCAAGGGGATCGAGTGTGACATCCTCGAAAAAGGGGGCATGGATCTGCCCGACGACGTGCTGGCCGAGGCCGACTGGGTGATCGCGAGCGTTCACTACGGGCAGAACCAATCGCGGCAGCAGATTACCGAGCGGATTTTGGAAGCGCTCGAGAACCCGCACGTCGATATGCTGGCCCATCCGACGGGGCGGCTGATCAATCGCCGCGATCCGTACGAGGTCGATCTCGACCAGGTGATGGCGGCGGCCGTGAAGCATCGCAAGCTGCTGGAGCTCAATGCGAATCCGGCGCGGCTCGATTTGAACGACATCTATTGCGCAGCAGCGAAGCGGCTGGGCATTCCGATCGTCATCAACACCGACGCCCACACGACTGATGGGATGGAGGTGATGCGGTTCGGCATCCTGCAGGCGCGGCGCGGCGGGCTGACGGCGGCCGATGTGGCGAATACGCGGCCGTGGGCGGAGTTCAAGAAACTGATCGGCGGCTCGTGA